A window from Pangasianodon hypophthalmus isolate fPanHyp1 chromosome 4, fPanHyp1.pri, whole genome shotgun sequence encodes these proteins:
- the nedd8 gene encoding NEDD8, which produces MLIKVKTLTGKEIEIDIEPTDKVERIKERVEEKEGIPPQQQRLIYSGKQMNDEKTAADYKIQGGSVLHLVLALRGGRVHQHPNNLLQAL; this is translated from the exons ATGCTGATTAAAGTTAAG ACCCTGACTGGTAAAGAAATAGAAATCGACATCGAGCCCACAGACAAG gtggaaagaataaaagaaagagtgGAGGAAAAAGAGGGAATTCCACCCCAGCAACAGAGACTCATCTACAGTGGAAAACAGAT GAACGATGAGAAAACAGCAGCAGACTATAAAATCCAGGGTGGCTCTGTATTGCATCTGGTCCTTGCGCTAAGAGGAGGGCGAGTGCACCAACACCCCAACAACCTCCTGCAGGCCTTATAA